The Bacillus spongiae genomic interval ATTGATTACTATAATAACGACCGAATAAAAGTAAAATTGGCTGGCTTAAGTCCAGTACAATACCGAACTCAAACCAACCTAATAGCAGTATAACTAAAACTCTAACTTTCAGGGGTCACTACCTAATTGAGTGGTTTTTTTGATTAATAATAGTCC includes:
- a CDS encoding IS3 family transposase, with the translated sequence IDYYNNDRIKVKLAGLSPVQYRTQTNLIAV